In the Malus domestica chromosome 16, GDT2T_hap1 genome, one interval contains:
- the LOC103402853 gene encoding chorismate mutase 3, chloroplastic: protein MDAKLLQASIPNASAHNASRPSLPNPHLVNHTIFSNPNGVFRSNPGRKLRRPLQVSSFAATSPIRYSSKKRVDESEILTLDSIRHSLIRQEDSIIFSLLERTQYCYNADTYDHDTFSMEGFRGSLVEFMVRETEKLHAQVGRYKSPDEHPFFPAHLPEPMLPPLQYPQVLHPHADSININNKVWNMYFRDLLPRLVKAGDDGNCGSAAVCDTLCLQALSKRIHYGKFVAEAKFRQSPAEYEAAIRAQDGNQLMALLTFETVEAAIKRRVEMKTKTYGQEVKIHEGEDNAANPAYKIKPHLVASLYGDWIMPLTKQVQVEYLLRRLD from the exons TGGTCAACCACACCATTTTTAGCAACCCCAACGGTGTTTTCCGATCAAATCCCGGAAGAAAACTGCGCCGTCCTCTCCAAGTTTCTTCTTTTGCTGCAACTTCTCCCATCAG GTATTCAAGTAAGAAAAGGGTGGATGAGAGCGAAATCTTAACTCTAGACAGTATAAGGCACTCTTTGATTCGACAAGAGGATAGCATAATATTTAGCCTTTTGGAAAGGACTCAGTATTGTTATAACGCAGACACATATGACCATGACACCTTCTCGATGGAAGGATTTCGTGGGTCACTGGTTGAGTTTATGGTCAGGGAAACTGAAAAACTCCATGCCCAG GTGGGGAGATACAAGAGCCCGGATGAACATCCTTTCTTCCCAGCACACTTACCTGAGCCAATGCTTCCTCCTTTGCAGTACCCTCAG GTTTTGCATCCGCATGCCGATtcaattaatataaacaataagGTTTGGAATATGTACTTTAGAGATCTCCTTCCCAGATTAGTCAAAGCAGGAGACGATGGTAATTGTGGATCAGCTGCTGTTTGTGACACACTTTGTTTGCAG GCGCTCTCGAAGAGAATTCACTATGGTAAATTCGTGGCAGAGGCAAAATTCCGTCAATCCCCTGCAGAATACGAGGCTGCCATTAGAGCACAA GACGGAAATCAACTGATGGCGCTGCTGACGTTTGAAACAGTTGAAGCAGCGATCAAGAGGAGAGTGGAGATGAAAACGAAAACGTACGGGCAGGAGGTTAAAATCCACGAAGGGGAAGATAATGCAGCTAACCCTGCATATAAAATCAAGCCACATTTGGTTGCCAGTCTCTATGGGGATTGGATCATGCCTCTCACAAAGCAAGTTCAGGTTGAATACCTCTTGAGAAGATTGGATTAA